From a region of the Halolamina sp. CBA1230 genome:
- a CDS encoding CBS domain-containing protein, with protein sequence MRGIRLGSIFGIPIKLDATFLLILPVFAYLIGTDVTTLVEQVFNPTFGAGIDPAVLTQGYTPFVLGAAAAVGLFACVLLHELGHSVVAMYHGYEIDSITLWLLGGVAQFTEMPEDWKIEFQVAVAGPIVSVTLGVLGYAGFTLVAGGGQPIATFLLGYLMLANVVLAAFNMLPGFPMDGGRVLRALLARTRTHARATQIAAEVGKGFAVLLGLLALFSGPNLLLLALAFFIYIGAAGEAQQTVLKAAFQGVTVGDVMTGEADLHTVSPDDSVADLMSRMFHERHTGYPVVENGDLVGMVTLGDAQSVDEVERDAMRVDDVMATDIYTATPETDAMNALQTMQQEGIGRLPVVDADGELCGIISRTDLMTAFDIIQQSGSAPSESMGPSVSPFGR encoded by the coding sequence ATGCGAGGAATCCGCCTGGGGAGTATCTTCGGCATCCCGATCAAGCTCGACGCCACGTTCCTGCTGATCCTGCCGGTGTTCGCCTACCTGATCGGCACCGACGTGACGACGCTGGTCGAGCAGGTGTTCAACCCCACGTTCGGCGCCGGGATCGACCCCGCCGTGCTGACCCAGGGGTACACCCCGTTCGTGCTGGGCGCCGCGGCGGCGGTCGGCTTGTTCGCCTGCGTGTTGCTCCACGAACTGGGCCACTCGGTGGTCGCGATGTACCACGGCTACGAGATCGACTCGATCACGCTCTGGCTGCTGGGCGGCGTCGCTCAGTTCACCGAGATGCCCGAGGACTGGAAGATCGAGTTCCAGGTCGCCGTCGCGGGGCCGATCGTCAGTGTCACCCTCGGCGTGCTGGGGTACGCCGGGTTCACGCTCGTCGCCGGCGGCGGGCAGCCGATCGCGACGTTCCTGCTCGGCTACCTGATGCTCGCGAACGTCGTGCTCGCGGCGTTCAACATGCTCCCCGGGTTCCCGATGGACGGCGGGCGCGTGCTGCGGGCGCTGCTCGCCCGGACGCGGACCCACGCCCGTGCGACACAGATCGCCGCGGAGGTGGGGAAGGGGTTTGCGGTGCTGCTGGGGCTGCTCGCGCTGTTCAGCGGCCCGAACCTGCTCCTGCTCGCGCTCGCCTTCTTCATCTACATCGGCGCGGCGGGCGAGGCCCAGCAGACCGTGCTCAAGGCGGCGTTCCAGGGCGTCACCGTCGGCGACGTGATGACGGGTGAGGCGGACCTCCACACCGTCTCGCCGGACGACAGCGTCGCGGACCTGATGAGCCGGATGTTCCACGAGCGCCACACCGGCTACCCGGTCGTCGAGAACGGCGACCTCGTGGGGATGGTGACGCTCGGCGACGCCCAGTCCGTCGACGAGGTCGAACGCGACGCGATGCGGGTGGACGACGTGATGGCGACCGACATCTACACGGCGACGCCCGAGACCGACGCGATGAACGCGCTCCAGACGATGCAGCAGGAGGGCATCGGGCGCCTGCCGGTCGTCGACGCCGACGGCGAGCTCTGTGGGATCATCTCCCGGACCGACCTGATGACCGCGTTCGACATCATCCAGCAGAGCGGGAGCGCGCCGAGCGAGTCGATGGGGCCGAGCGTGTCGCCGTTCGGGCGGTAG
- a CDS encoding cupin domain-containing protein, producing the protein MSDSDPVVKRSGEIEYEPVGAAEGMRKGVLLDEHDGAPNFAIRRFELDPGAEVPEHTNAVEHEQYVLAGEYTVGIAGEEYTVSAGDSLLIPAGVVHWYRNEGDQPGAFLCAVPNGDDTIELVEEE; encoded by the coding sequence ATGAGCGACAGCGATCCCGTGGTGAAACGCAGCGGCGAGATCGAGTACGAACCGGTCGGTGCCGCCGAGGGGATGCGCAAGGGCGTCCTGCTCGACGAGCACGACGGCGCCCCCAACTTCGCGATCCGTCGGTTCGAACTCGACCCCGGCGCCGAGGTCCCCGAACACACGAACGCGGTCGAACACGAACAGTACGTGCTCGCGGGGGAGTACACGGTCGGGATAGCGGGCGAGGAGTACACCGTCTCGGCGGGCGACTCGCTGCTGATCCCCGCCGGCGTGGTCCACTGGTACCGGAACGAGGGCGATCAGCCAGGAGCGTTCCTCTGTGCGGTTCCTAACGGCGACGACACGATCGAACTGGTCGAGGAGGAGTAG
- a CDS encoding DEAD/DEAH box helicase has protein sequence MSQQVARVDTLFLHESGDDYRVVVLRDGSRVFRGTLELKETDAGPRPRRFLQSDDDGGEPMRPEEFVELARRAERIRISEQTSPEGRERLQAMLDGYQLEALVVRTCRYCANAGRYSPITEENAISADQDYICQDCAVEELERELAYKGQFTGAAQERLEELLLDVGDLDRITDLLQGDLDPDLTKFDTISATTDEVDPFQTSDLDLHPKLQSMVEDRFDTLLPVQSLAVENGLFEEEDQLVVSATATGKTLVGELAGIDRALKGDGKLLFLVPLVALANQKHEDFEERYGDVLDVTLRVGGSRVTDSGAQFDPNADVIVGTYEGIDHGLRTGKDMGDIGTVVIDEVHSLKEGERGHRLDGMISRLKHYCEQRATDRSGYDGAQYVYLSATVGNPEWLAEQLRATLIEFEERPVPIERHVTFADGREKLRIEDRLVRREFDSKSSKGYRGQTIIFTNSRRRCHEISRKLEYDSAPYHAGLDYGRRKQVERQFGDQDLAAVVTTAALAAGVDFPASQVVFDSLAMGIEWLSVQEFSQMLGRAGRPDYHDQGKVYLLVEPDCSYHGSMEATEDEIAFKLLKGEMEDVSTVYDEAAAAEETLANVAVAGKLAKRLNDRMIGDVPTKHAIGKLLEWEFIDGFEATPLGRAVTSHFLSPDDAFLILEGIREGNSPYEQVAALELADQEL, from the coding sequence GTGTCTCAGCAGGTCGCCCGCGTCGACACCCTGTTCCTCCACGAGTCCGGCGACGACTACCGCGTCGTCGTCCTCCGTGACGGCTCCCGGGTGTTCCGCGGCACGCTCGAACTCAAGGAGACCGACGCCGGCCCCCGCCCCCGTCGGTTCCTGCAGTCCGACGACGACGGCGGCGAGCCGATGCGCCCCGAGGAGTTCGTCGAACTCGCCCGCCGCGCCGAGCGCATCCGCATCTCCGAGCAGACCTCCCCCGAGGGCCGCGAACGCCTGCAGGCGATGCTCGACGGCTACCAGCTGGAGGCGCTCGTGGTTCGGACCTGCCGCTACTGCGCCAACGCCGGCCGCTACTCCCCGATCACCGAGGAGAACGCTATTTCCGCGGATCAGGACTACATCTGCCAGGACTGCGCCGTCGAGGAGCTCGAACGCGAACTCGCCTACAAGGGGCAGTTCACCGGCGCCGCCCAGGAGCGACTGGAGGAGCTCCTGCTCGACGTGGGCGATCTCGACCGCATCACCGACCTCCTGCAGGGCGACCTCGACCCCGACCTCACGAAGTTCGACACCATCTCCGCGACCACCGACGAGGTCGACCCGTTCCAGACCAGCGACCTCGACCTCCACCCGAAACTGCAGTCGATGGTCGAGGACCGCTTCGACACGCTGCTGCCGGTCCAGAGCCTCGCCGTCGAGAACGGGCTGTTCGAGGAGGAGGACCAGCTCGTCGTCTCCGCAACGGCGACGGGGAAGACTCTCGTCGGCGAGCTCGCGGGGATCGACCGCGCGCTGAAGGGCGACGGGAAACTCCTCTTTCTCGTCCCGCTGGTCGCGCTCGCGAACCAGAAACACGAGGACTTCGAGGAGCGCTACGGCGACGTCCTCGACGTGACGCTGCGCGTCGGCGGCTCCCGGGTGACGGATTCGGGGGCGCAGTTCGACCCGAACGCCGACGTGATCGTCGGCACCTACGAGGGGATCGACCACGGGCTCCGCACGGGGAAGGACATGGGCGACATCGGCACCGTCGTCATCGACGAGGTCCACAGCCTGAAGGAGGGCGAACGCGGCCACCGCCTCGACGGGATGATCTCCCGGCTCAAACACTACTGCGAGCAGCGCGCGACGGACCGCTCGGGCTACGACGGCGCACAGTACGTGTATCTCTCCGCGACCGTCGGCAACCCCGAGTGGCTGGCCGAACAGCTGCGCGCGACGCTGATCGAGTTCGAGGAGCGGCCCGTCCCCATCGAGCGCCACGTCACGTTCGCCGACGGCCGGGAGAAGCTCCGGATCGAGGACCGCCTCGTGAGACGGGAGTTCGACAGCAAATCCTCGAAGGGGTACCGCGGGCAGACGATCATCTTCACCAACTCCCGCCGGCGCTGTCACGAGATCTCCCGGAAGCTGGAGTACGACTCCGCCCCCTACCACGCCGGCCTCGACTACGGCCGGCGCAAGCAGGTCGAGCGCCAGTTCGGCGATCAGGATCTCGCCGCGGTGGTCACCACCGCCGCGCTCGCCGCTGGGGTGGACTTCCCCGCCTCGCAGGTGGTGTTCGACTCGCTCGCGATGGGGATCGAGTGGCTCTCCGTCCAGGAGTTCTCCCAGATGCTCGGCCGTGCGGGCCGCCCTGACTACCACGACCAGGGGAAAGTGTACCTGCTCGTGGAGCCGGACTGTTCCTACCACGGCTCGATGGAGGCCACAGAGGACGAGATCGCGTTCAAACTGCTGAAAGGCGAGATGGAGGACGTCTCGACGGTGTACGACGAGGCCGCCGCCGCCGAGGAGACGCTGGCGAACGTCGCCGTCGCCGGGAAGCTGGCGAAGCGGCTCAACGACCGCATGATCGGCGACGTGCCCACCAAACACGCGATCGGCAAGCTGCTGGAGTGGGAGTTCATCGACGGGTTCGAGGCGACGCCGCTGGGCCGGGCGGTCACGAGCCACTTCCTCTCGCCCGACGACGCGTTCCTCATCCTCGAAGGGATCCGCGAGGGGAACAGCCCCTACGAGCAGGTGGCGGCGCTCGAACTGGCGGATCAGGAGCTGTAG
- a CDS encoding SLC13 family permease: MVAITPGVVVVALIVLAALVLFATEPVPVDITALGVMVTLMLVEPVSGMLADAGVLAAPVTMITPQQGLSGFASSATITVLAMFILSEGVRRTGIVQTLGEFLARVTGDSETKQLGAVVGIVSPISGFINNTAAVAILLPMVTDVANRGNTSPSKLLLPLSYASMFGGMLTLIGTSTNVLASDVAARLATAPEYANTDLHELGMFEFTGLGVVVMLVGMAYLLTVGRWLTPARIEPSDDLTKEFGVGDYLTEVTVRDDSPLVGRKVRNALAEGDLDVDLLQLIRGEEVFLEPLGPKQIQAGDTFTLRTDRDTLLSLLDLEGLDLVDAPVDEAELEQAEAGQNLVEVVVAPGSPLVGESLTSISFRQRYNATVLALRRGRELVRRRMDKVPLKVGDTLLIQATTETVERLDSGREFILIGEVDHHDYREEKTGLAIGIVAAVVALAGLGVLPIVVSALAGSLAMVVTGCLDPGEIYEAVQWDVILLLAGVIPLGIALERTGAASLLAEAVVASSAMLPVIGVLAVFYLLTALLTNVISNNASVVLMIPVAVETAQAVDASATAFLFAVMFAASTAFMTPVGYQTNLFVYGPGGYRFTDYVRVGGPLQLLLMGVTTVGIAVMFDIPI, translated from the coding sequence GTGGTAGCGATCACGCCAGGGGTCGTCGTCGTCGCCCTGATCGTGCTGGCGGCGCTGGTGCTGTTCGCGACGGAGCCGGTACCCGTCGACATCACCGCGCTCGGGGTGATGGTGACGCTGATGCTCGTCGAGCCCGTCAGCGGGATGCTCGCCGACGCCGGCGTCCTCGCCGCCCCGGTGACGATGATTACGCCCCAGCAGGGGCTCTCCGGCTTCGCCAGTTCGGCGACGATCACCGTGCTCGCGATGTTCATCCTCAGCGAGGGGGTCCGCCGGACGGGGATCGTCCAGACGCTCGGCGAGTTTCTCGCCCGGGTTACCGGCGACAGCGAGACCAAACAGCTCGGCGCGGTCGTCGGCATCGTCTCGCCGATCTCGGGCTTCATCAACAACACCGCCGCGGTCGCGATCCTGCTCCCGATGGTGACCGACGTGGCCAACCGCGGGAACACGTCGCCCTCGAAGCTGCTGCTCCCCCTGTCGTACGCCTCGATGTTCGGCGGGATGCTCACGCTGATCGGCACGTCGACGAACGTGCTCGCGAGCGACGTGGCCGCGCGGCTGGCTACCGCGCCGGAGTACGCGAACACCGACCTCCACGAGCTCGGGATGTTCGAGTTCACGGGGCTGGGCGTCGTGGTGATGCTGGTCGGCATGGCCTACCTGCTGACCGTCGGCCGGTGGCTCACCCCCGCCCGTATCGAGCCCAGTGACGACCTGACGAAGGAGTTCGGCGTCGGCGACTACCTCACCGAGGTGACCGTCCGTGACGACTCGCCGCTGGTCGGTCGGAAGGTCCGGAACGCGCTGGCCGAGGGCGATCTCGACGTCGACCTGCTCCAGCTCATCCGGGGCGAGGAGGTGTTCCTCGAACCGCTCGGCCCCAAACAGATCCAGGCCGGCGACACGTTCACGCTCCGGACCGACCGCGACACGCTGCTCTCCCTGCTCGACCTCGAAGGGCTGGATCTGGTTGACGCCCCCGTCGACGAGGCCGAACTCGAACAGGCCGAGGCGGGCCAGAACCTCGTCGAGGTGGTCGTCGCGCCCGGCTCGCCGCTCGTGGGGGAGTCGCTGACCTCCATCTCGTTCCGGCAGCGCTACAACGCGACCGTGCTCGCGCTCCGCCGGGGTCGCGAGCTGGTCCGCCGGCGCATGGACAAGGTGCCGCTGAAAGTCGGCGACACGCTGCTTATCCAGGCGACGACCGAGACCGTCGAGCGCCTCGATTCCGGCCGGGAGTTCATCCTGATCGGCGAGGTCGACCACCACGACTACCGGGAGGAGAAGACCGGCCTCGCGATCGGCATCGTCGCCGCCGTCGTCGCGCTCGCGGGGCTGGGCGTGCTCCCCATCGTCGTCTCGGCGCTGGCGGGGTCGCTCGCGATGGTCGTCACCGGCTGTCTCGACCCCGGCGAGATCTACGAGGCGGTGCAGTGGGACGTGATCCTCCTGCTCGCGGGCGTGATCCCGCTGGGGATCGCGCTCGAACGCACCGGCGCCGCCTCGCTGCTCGCTGAGGCGGTCGTCGCCTCCTCGGCGATGCTTCCGGTGATCGGCGTGCTCGCGGTGTTCTACCTGCTCACCGCGCTGTTGACCAACGTGATCAGCAACAACGCCAGCGTCGTGCTGATGATCCCCGTCGCCGTCGAGACCGCCCAGGCCGTCGACGCCAGCGCGACCGCGTTCCTGTTCGCGGTGATGTTCGCGGCCAGCACCGCGTTCATGACGCCGGTAGGCTACCAGACGAACCTGTTCGTCTACGGCCCCGGCGGCTATCGGTTCACCGACTACGTCCGGGTGGGTGGCCCGCTCCAGCTGTTGCTGATGGGCGTGACGACGGTCGGGATCGCGGTGATGTTCGACATCCCGATCTAA
- a CDS encoding cold-shock protein, protein MANGSVDFFNDTGGYGFISTEDADDDVFFHMEDIGGADLEEGQEVEFDIEQADKGPRATNLVRN, encoded by the coding sequence ATGGCAAACGGTTCAGTTGATTTCTTCAACGACACAGGCGGCTACGGTTTCATCTCGACAGAGGACGCGGACGACGACGTGTTCTTCCACATGGAAGACATCGGCGGCGCCGACCTCGAGGAGGGACAGGAAGTGGAGTTCGACATCGAACAGGCCGACAAGGGCCCCCGCGCGACGAACCTCGTCCGCAACTGA
- a CDS encoding US12 family protein: MSYETTTERGFLLSTREWGVVGGATGLMLLNVLVMYAAAATPLAQLNRLLFSVPIVGALVYGALITGGQMVAERGFENDSMGLAMAGVVVLELAFGAFGGGVLSFLSEGVRITALAITGAVVVAMTALIGTYVYLRSDTQFDHYGRWATYAFGAGLVAILIATFVSVGIVGIVAFALIFAGFLLRLGYEMWEVREGRGRPAMQSVGLYVAVAGVFVHVLQIAVRMLAER; this comes from the coding sequence ATGAGCTACGAGACCACCACTGAACGAGGGTTCCTGCTCTCCACCCGCGAGTGGGGCGTCGTCGGCGGCGCAACGGGGCTGATGCTCCTGAACGTGCTCGTGATGTACGCCGCGGCGGCGACACCGCTGGCGCAGCTGAACCGCCTACTGTTCTCGGTCCCCATCGTCGGCGCGCTGGTGTACGGCGCGCTGATCACCGGCGGCCAGATGGTCGCCGAGCGCGGCTTCGAGAACGACTCGATGGGGCTGGCGATGGCGGGCGTGGTCGTGCTCGAACTCGCCTTCGGCGCCTTCGGCGGCGGCGTGCTCTCCTTCCTCTCGGAGGGCGTGCGAATCACGGCGCTGGCGATCACCGGCGCCGTCGTCGTCGCCATGACGGCGCTGATCGGCACGTACGTCTACCTGCGCTCGGACACGCAGTTCGACCACTACGGTCGCTGGGCGACGTACGCCTTCGGCGCGGGGCTGGTGGCGATCCTGATCGCGACGTTCGTCTCGGTCGGGATCGTCGGGATCGTCGCGTTCGCGCTGATCTTCGCCGGCTTCCTGCTCCGACTGGGGTACGAGATGTGGGAGGTTCGGGAGGGCCGCGGCCGGCCGGCGATGCAGTCGGTGGGGCTGTACGTGGCCGTCGCCGGGGTGTTCGTCCACGTCCTCCAGATCGCGGTGCGGATGCTGGCCGAGCGGTAG
- a CDS encoding single-stranded DNA binding protein, whose translation MSAIDDVHEELDADVSAEEFEEMVAEKVEEMGGLADDETAAMLVAHELEDEGGEVESVADIEPGMDDVKFVAKLISIGEKRTFERDGDQPDGQVVNTEVADESGRIRLSLWDEMAESALEELAEGDVLRIAGRPKEGYNGVEVSADKAEIEPDVDIDVSVSDSYDVEELSMGLSDVTLVGKLLDVDDDYRTFDRDDGTEGRVANVAIGDETGRIRVTLWDEATDLLEELEAGEVVEVVDGYVRERDGDLELHVGSRGTIEAVDEDVEYAPETTDIDDVEMGDTVDIAGAVIETDDKRTFDRDDGSQGQVRNVRVRDDTGDIRVALWGEKADRDVTLADRVAFTDVEIQDGWQDELEASAGWQSTVSILDGEADVEGADDRDEKAPPSAEQGGLSAFGEDGDGADELREEETTADGEEVEFTGTVVQSGSPVVVDNGEETRSVETGESVQLGEEVTVRGVEHDGRIDADELL comes from the coding sequence ATGAGTGCCATCGACGACGTCCACGAGGAGCTCGACGCGGACGTCTCCGCCGAGGAGTTCGAGGAGATGGTGGCGGAGAAAGTCGAGGAGATGGGTGGCCTCGCGGACGACGAGACGGCGGCGATGCTCGTCGCCCACGAGCTGGAGGACGAGGGCGGCGAGGTCGAGAGCGTCGCGGACATCGAACCCGGCATGGACGACGTGAAGTTCGTCGCGAAGCTGATCTCCATCGGCGAGAAACGCACGTTCGAGCGCGACGGCGACCAGCCCGACGGCCAGGTCGTCAACACCGAGGTCGCCGACGAATCGGGGCGGATCCGGCTCTCGCTGTGGGACGAGATGGCCGAATCCGCGCTCGAGGAACTGGCGGAGGGCGACGTGCTCCGCATCGCAGGCCGACCCAAGGAGGGGTACAACGGCGTCGAGGTCTCCGCCGACAAGGCCGAGATCGAACCCGACGTCGATATCGACGTCTCCGTGAGCGACAGCTACGACGTCGAGGAGCTCTCGATGGGGCTCTCCGACGTCACTCTCGTCGGCAAACTGCTCGACGTGGACGACGACTACCGCACGTTCGACCGCGACGACGGCACCGAGGGCCGCGTCGCCAACGTCGCCATCGGCGACGAGACGGGTCGCATCCGCGTCACGCTCTGGGACGAGGCCACGGACCTGCTCGAGGAACTCGAGGCCGGCGAGGTCGTCGAGGTCGTCGACGGCTACGTCCGCGAGCGCGACGGCGACCTCGAACTCCACGTCGGCTCCCGGGGGACCATCGAGGCAGTCGACGAGGACGTCGAGTACGCCCCCGAAACGACGGATATCGACGACGTGGAGATGGGCGACACCGTCGACATCGCCGGCGCCGTGATCGAGACCGACGACAAGCGCACGTTCGACCGCGACGACGGCTCGCAGGGCCAGGTCCGGAACGTCCGCGTCCGCGACGACACGGGCGACATCCGGGTCGCGCTCTGGGGCGAGAAAGCCGACCGCGATGTCACGCTCGCCGACCGCGTCGCCTTTACCGACGTGGAGATCCAGGACGGCTGGCAGGACGAGCTCGAAGCCTCCGCGGGCTGGCAGTCCACCGTCTCGATCCTCGACGGCGAGGCCGACGTGGAGGGCGCCGACGACCGCGACGAGAAGGCGCCCCCCTCGGCCGAGCAGGGCGGGCTCTCGGCGTTCGGCGAGGATGGTGATGGGGCGGACGAACTCCGCGAGGAGGAGACGACGGCCGACGGTGAGGAGGTAGAGTTCACCGGCACGGTCGTCCAGTCCGGCAGCCCCGTCGTGGTCGACAACGGCGAGGAGACCCGCAGCGTCGAGACGGGCGAGAGCGTCCAGCTCGGCGAGGAGGTGACGGTCCGCGGCGTCGAACACGACGGCCGCATCGACGCCGACGAACTGCTCTAA
- a CDS encoding flippase activity-associated protein Agl23, which translates to MDRSSLPDALHRTDDTVLAVLVVVAAGLVARLLFLGQRVAHFDEGRVAYWALHYLETGEISYQYIVHGPLAQYADAWVFAALGPNDFSMRLFVALVGALLPLTALLFRSRLRDTETVVVAVLLAFNPILLYYSRFYRSSLLVAAFMFAAFGFGLRALDDARPRLLYPAFAFGALGFAAKENALVYLMCWVGAGALLLDFSLMNPRNYDSGVDAVVARVAPYFDALRDPERSTDATLWTVLTALTLLVLAYATLSGWPLTAIVAALVLLVSVTMLVDVVRSDRAALRWGGALLGSVGLFFLLSLFFYAPRTVGAGVGLWDAVFNPFRFPDLLDATWGDIRPGLEYWFGGSVEPKCGEETVIGGYICFLQDTIEVLANYAIVVVPFAALGFVIARYAGDRPRSMVMFAGYWGFVSILGYPLATDIQAGWIMVNAVVPLTIPAAVALGLVIRWGWQSLATEDRVGTVLTVALLLLVSGAMIGPAVSASYVQPTADDNELVQYAQPQQEFRGTFDDIGAIAPTHEGTDMVVYGDELVVEPGTGGGMAPACLNLGHALPLHWYIAADDVTTDCAYNETALQSEIEEDSPAVVIAHVNRDGTVEEALAGEGEYERREHHLRTIGREVVVFIDEDALAEAENA; encoded by the coding sequence ATGGACCGCTCCTCGCTTCCCGATGCCCTCCACCGGACCGACGACACGGTGTTGGCCGTGCTCGTCGTCGTCGCCGCGGGGCTGGTCGCCCGCCTCCTCTTCCTCGGCCAGCGCGTCGCCCACTTCGACGAGGGCCGTGTCGCCTACTGGGCGCTCCACTACCTCGAGACGGGCGAGATCAGCTACCAGTACATCGTCCACGGGCCGCTCGCGCAGTACGCCGACGCGTGGGTGTTCGCCGCCCTCGGCCCGAACGACTTCTCGATGCGGCTGTTCGTCGCCCTCGTCGGCGCGCTCCTCCCGCTGACGGCGCTGCTGTTCCGCAGTCGCCTGCGCGACACGGAGACGGTCGTCGTCGCCGTGCTGCTCGCGTTCAACCCGATCCTGCTGTACTACTCGCGGTTCTACCGCAGTTCGCTGCTGGTCGCCGCGTTCATGTTCGCCGCCTTCGGCTTCGGCCTCCGGGCGCTGGACGACGCCCGGCCGCGCCTGCTCTACCCCGCGTTCGCGTTCGGCGCACTCGGCTTCGCGGCCAAGGAGAACGCGCTCGTCTATCTGATGTGCTGGGTCGGCGCCGGCGCGCTCCTGCTCGACTTCTCGCTGATGAACCCGCGGAACTACGACTCGGGGGTCGACGCCGTCGTCGCCCGGGTCGCGCCGTACTTCGACGCGCTGCGCGACCCGGAGCGATCGACAGACGCCACGCTCTGGACCGTCCTGACGGCGCTCACGCTGCTCGTCCTGGCCTACGCGACGCTGTCGGGGTGGCCGCTGACCGCGATCGTGGCGGCGCTGGTGCTGCTGGTCTCGGTGACGATGCTCGTCGACGTGGTCCGATCGGACCGGGCCGCACTGCGGTGGGGTGGCGCGCTGCTGGGGAGCGTCGGCCTCTTCTTCCTGCTCTCGCTGTTCTTCTACGCACCCCGGACCGTCGGTGCCGGCGTCGGGCTCTGGGACGCCGTGTTCAACCCCTTCCGGTTCCCCGACCTGCTCGACGCGACGTGGGGCGACATCCGGCCGGGGCTGGAGTACTGGTTCGGCGGGAGCGTCGAACCCAAATGCGGCGAGGAGACGGTGATCGGCGGCTACATCTGCTTCCTTCAGGACACGATCGAGGTGCTGGCGAACTACGCGATCGTCGTCGTCCCGTTCGCGGCGCTTGGGTTCGTGATCGCGCGCTACGCCGGCGACCGGCCGCGCTCGATGGTGATGTTCGCGGGCTACTGGGGGTTCGTCAGCATCCTCGGCTACCCGCTCGCGACGGACATCCAGGCCGGCTGGATCATGGTGAACGCGGTCGTGCCACTGACGATCCCCGCCGCCGTCGCGCTGGGACTGGTGATCCGCTGGGGCTGGCAGTCCCTCGCCACGGAGGATCGCGTGGGCACCGTCCTGACCGTGGCGCTGCTCCTGCTGGTCTCCGGAGCGATGATCGGCCCGGCCGTCTCGGCGTCGTACGTCCAGCCCACGGCGGACGACAACGAACTCGTGCAGTACGCCCAGCCCCAGCAGGAGTTCCGCGGGACGTTCGACGACATCGGCGCTATCGCGCCCACACACGAGGGGACCGACATGGTGGTCTACGGCGACGAACTGGTCGTCGAACCCGGCACCGGCGGCGGGATGGCGCCGGCGTGTCTCAACCTCGGGCACGCGCTCCCCTTGCACTGGTACATCGCGGCCGACGACGTGACTACCGACTGTGCGTACAACGAGACCGCGCTCCAGTCGGAGATCGAGGAGGACAGCCCGGCGGTCGTGATCGCCCACGTCAACCGCGACGGGACGGTCGAGGAAGCACTGGCCGGTGAGGGCGAGTACGAACGCCGCGAGCACCACCTCCGAACGATCGGCCGGGAAGTGGTGGTGTTCATCGACGAGGACGCCCTCGCCGAGGCCGAGAACGCATGA
- a CDS encoding MOSC domain-containing protein, translating to MPRLERIRIYPVKGLDATAVETNEILDGGVLAGDREFALFESRTEDIDGDPHDNGVFNAKHSDRFHELDTAYDPATATLTVEGDGERRQFDLDSERDDAAAWFSAFFDHDLTLRRNASLGFVDRRNMGPSVVSTATLEAVASWFDDLTVESARRRLRANLEISGVPAFWEDRFVGDDAPAFTVGGVRFEGATPCARCVVPERDPDTGEPTPEFRRRFVEKREATFPEWADADAFDHFYTLMLITRVPEADRGQQLEIGDAVEVVD from the coding sequence ATGCCCCGACTCGAACGTATCCGGATCTACCCCGTCAAAGGGCTCGACGCCACCGCAGTCGAGACGAACGAGATCCTCGACGGCGGGGTGCTCGCGGGCGATCGAGAGTTCGCGCTGTTCGAGAGCAGGACGGAGGACATCGACGGCGATCCGCACGACAACGGCGTGTTCAACGCGAAACACAGCGACCGTTTCCACGAACTCGACACCGCGTACGACCCCGCGACGGCGACGCTGACCGTCGAGGGTGACGGCGAGCGCCGGCAGTTCGACCTCGACAGCGAGCGCGACGACGCCGCGGCCTGGTTCTCGGCGTTCTTCGACCACGACCTCACGCTCCGCCGGAACGCGTCGCTGGGGTTCGTCGACCGGCGGAACATGGGCCCCTCGGTCGTCAGCACGGCGACGCTCGAAGCCGTCGCCTCGTGGTTCGACGACCTGACCGTCGAGAGCGCGCGACGACGCCTCCGTGCGAACCTCGAGATCTCGGGCGTGCCGGCGTTCTGGGAGGACCGCTTCGTCGGCGACGACGCCCCCGCGTTCACGGTCGGCGGCGTCCGGTTCGAGGGTGCCACCCCCTGTGCTCGCTGTGTCGTGCCCGAGCGCGACCCCGACACGGGGGAGCCGACCCCCGAGTTCCGGCGGCGGTTCGTCGAGAAGCGCGAGGCGACGTTCCCGGAGTGGGCCGACGCGGACGCGTTCGACCACTTCTACACGCTGATGCTGATCACGCGCGTGCCGGAGGCCGATCGCGGGCAGCAGCTCGAGATCGGCGACGCTGTCGAGGTCGTCGACTGA